A stretch of the Candidatus Sericytochromatia bacterium genome encodes the following:
- a CDS encoding LysM peptidoglycan-binding domain-containing protein produces the protein MAPRKRRRKRDTAQIPEGRLLLGPDEHSLQDEFDALQRFLGDRPGTAPILLRRLGELGCEAHIDLRRLRRDRAVRLRHLPSVSRRRQAAARVATMFALAIGGALLSSAPASAQTDSQAVVRGAQESASLILRVMDVGSGKPLSGVRVKTVSDEVVGVTDARGQVQLAQELAREGVLSLEREGYPLQLLEGSKLSGRSMVGMRKFADAGARANGFKLGGASPRQASRSSADAEDPAERLFSLALEHARPRAPYSEAQTAPKGAEGTVVAAKPSPAPQPEVVAAPKPTPAGVAAAPKPTPKPVAAVRPAPSPTPDLFEPPLIVRELPSPSPSTNPEALTLAALPRPAGQAVIAPPARPGLDPLTPPAAPKTSRVAKARALDKVPAVTAQVPVPAVETPTLRAQKRVAKVATADVKSERAEEVVLAKALLDEARSLFDTAPSSRAQKQVAKVASSDTKAPRALRVVMRDDLAALATAPELNPAPSSGKPDGTSPTETPAGTAGTPDGQSQPPAGETPDALALLGQPNDTPVAAPVAAPVAISQPGPAEPPLKGLPVSDEPKLPAAPPRLTALATRETPEADPNAPQKPQLPTIVKAPVRTALRETQPDGAASLGHPGLRLAPRTAPVVGAAQPFLPFPLPRAFQGPQVAVAPPASPQLPQGPLGEGPTAAVAPPSISVKLPGAPRLIPHKPTAVQVAALDDGADGGPDGHLPEGHPPDGMPMDDLGAEPEVSPPVRLRRAPAPAEPPGFPARPATHGGAGKGHAGPAGHAPKGHQAPHSGHAPASRQAPRSGAHAPHSGGAWHGQAQGHGASATGRSPAASAHGGSGHAAHRRGAPPPSYAVSHRRAVRYVVEPGDTLSAIALRELGSEALWTTIYYANRDQLVDPHWLKVGTVLKIPRTSAAMAAAGARVHVVQPGDTLWAIARMHLGDPSKWPKIFAVNRHIIRNPWLIYPGQRIILPLRVASGISDEWGRLSASHERGAAPRT, from the coding sequence ATGGCACCCCGCAAAAGAAGACGTAAACGCGATACTGCTCAGATCCCGGAAGGGCGTCTGCTGCTCGGTCCTGACGAACATTCGTTGCAGGACGAGTTCGACGCTTTGCAGCGCTTCCTGGGCGATCGCCCCGGCACGGCCCCGATCCTGCTGCGGCGCCTGGGGGAATTGGGCTGCGAGGCGCATATCGACCTGCGTCGCTTGCGTCGCGATCGCGCCGTGCGGTTGCGTCACTTGCCCTCCGTCTCGCGCCGGCGTCAGGCCGCAGCGCGCGTGGCCACCATGTTCGCGCTCGCGATTGGCGGCGCCCTGCTCAGCAGTGCGCCGGCCAGCGCCCAGACGGACTCGCAGGCCGTGGTGCGTGGCGCCCAGGAGAGCGCGTCGCTGATCTTGCGGGTCATGGATGTGGGCAGCGGCAAGCCGCTGTCGGGCGTCCGGGTCAAGACCGTTTCGGACGAAGTGGTCGGCGTGACGGATGCCAGGGGCCAGGTGCAGCTGGCTCAGGAGTTGGCGCGTGAAGGCGTGCTGAGCCTCGAGCGCGAGGGTTATCCCTTGCAGTTGCTGGAAGGCTCCAAGCTATCCGGCCGCAGCATGGTGGGTATGCGGAAGTTTGCCGATGCGGGAGCCCGCGCCAACGGCTTCAAGCTGGGAGGCGCCAGCCCACGTCAGGCGAGTCGTTCCAGCGCGGATGCCGAGGATCCGGCCGAGCGGTTGTTCAGTCTCGCGCTGGAACATGCCAGGCCGCGGGCACCCTACTCTGAGGCTCAGACTGCACCGAAAGGTGCGGAGGGTACAGTGGTGGCGGCAAAGCCGTCCCCCGCGCCGCAACCCGAGGTGGTCGCGGCGCCGAAACCTACCCCCGCTGGGGTGGCGGCGGCTCCCAAGCCGACGCCGAAGCCAGTGGCCGCGGTTCGGCCTGCGCCTTCGCCCACGCCGGACCTGTTCGAGCCCCCGCTGATCGTGCGGGAACTGCCCTCGCCCTCGCCCTCCACCAACCCGGAGGCGCTGACCCTGGCGGCTCTGCCTCGGCCAGCGGGCCAGGCGGTAATCGCGCCGCCCGCCCGTCCGGGGCTTGACCCGTTGACCCCGCCTGCCGCCCCGAAAACGTCCCGGGTGGCCAAGGCGCGTGCGCTGGACAAGGTTCCTGCCGTGACGGCGCAGGTCCCCGTGCCGGCTGTCGAGACGCCCACTTTGCGCGCCCAGAAGCGCGTGGCCAAGGTCGCGACGGCCGACGTCAAGTCGGAACGCGCCGAGGAAGTGGTGCTGGCCAAGGCCCTGCTCGACGAGGCGCGGTCCTTGTTCGACACCGCCCCCAGTTCGCGTGCGCAGAAACAGGTCGCCAAGGTGGCCTCCTCCGACACCAAGGCGCCGCGTGCGCTGCGGGTGGTGATGCGTGACGATCTGGCCGCCTTGGCGACGGCGCCGGAACTGAATCCAGCTCCGTCCTCCGGGAAGCCTGATGGGACCTCGCCGACTGAAACGCCAGCCGGGACGGCGGGCACGCCCGACGGACAATCCCAGCCTCCTGCCGGGGAGACGCCGGACGCCCTGGCCTTGCTCGGCCAGCCCAATGATACGCCGGTCGCTGCGCCTGTGGCGGCCCCGGTGGCCATTTCCCAGCCGGGCCCCGCGGAGCCGCCGCTCAAGGGCTTGCCCGTCTCGGACGAGCCCAAGTTGCCGGCGGCCCCGCCGCGCTTGACCGCGCTGGCGACCAGGGAAACGCCCGAAGCCGATCCCAACGCACCGCAGAAGCCTCAGCTTCCCACCATCGTCAAGGCGCCCGTTCGCACCGCGTTGCGCGAGACCCAGCCTGATGGGGCCGCTTCGCTCGGCCACCCGGGCTTGCGCCTGGCCCCGCGCACCGCGCCCGTGGTCGGGGCGGCCCAACCCTTCTTGCCTTTCCCGCTACCGCGGGCCTTTCAGGGGCCGCAGGTGGCCGTTGCTCCTCCAGCATCGCCCCAGCTCCCGCAGGGCCCCCTCGGGGAGGGACCCACGGCGGCGGTGGCTCCCCCATCGATCAGCGTCAAGCTCCCAGGGGCGCCGCGTCTGATTCCGCACAAGCCCACCGCTGTCCAGGTCGCTGCCTTGGACGATGGCGCTGACGGCGGCCCTGATGGGCACCTGCCGGAAGGTCACCCGCCCGATGGCATGCCGATGGATGATCTGGGCGCCGAACCCGAAGTGTCGCCGCCTGTCCGGCTCCGCCGCGCGCCGGCGCCAGCCGAGCCGCCCGGCTTCCCAGCCCGGCCGGCGACCCATGGGGGTGCTGGCAAGGGGCACGCAGGTCCGGCCGGTCACGCCCCGAAGGGCCACCAGGCGCCCCATTCCGGTCATGCGCCAGCCTCCCGTCAGGCGCCGCGGTCGGGGGCTCATGCGCCGCACAGCGGCGGCGCCTGGCACGGTCAAGCGCAGGGCCACGGGGCCTCTGCCACCGGTCGTTCACCCGCGGCGTCGGCTCACGGCGGCTCCGGGCACGCCGCCCATCGCCGGGGGGCGCCGCCTCCCTCCTATGCCGTCTCTCACCGTCGTGCCGTTCGATATGTGGTGGAACCTGGCGACACGCTCTCCGCGATCGCACTGCGCGAACTCGGGAGCGAGGCTCTCTGGACGACCATATACTATGCCAATCGTGACCAGCTGGTGGATCCACACTGGTTGAAGGTTGGAACGGTGCTCAAGATTCCACGGACCTCCGCGGCGATGGCGGCGGCGGGGGCGCGGGTCCACGTGGTGCAGCCTGGTGACACGCTCTGGGCGATCGCGCGGATGCATCTCGGGGATCCTTCCAAGTGGCCCAAGATCTTCGCCGTCAATCGTCATATCATTCGCAACCCCTGGCTGATCTATCCGGGACAGCGCATCATCCTGCCGCTGCGGGTGGCCTCGGGCATTTCGGATGAGTGGGGGCGGCTGTCCGCCTCGCACGAGCGTGGGGCCGCGCCGCGCACCTAG
- a CDS encoding DUF429 domain-containing protein, whose product MRSAVFIGIDLGWAARSPSGVAALRGDANAAHLLEIGTRSSDAQILEFILQHAADGPAIVAVDAPLQVPNEIGTRPGDRAISADFRRYQAGTYPANRRLLAENGVVRGEALVSALAPHGFAHREVIVPGHEGRQVLEVYPHTGMVGVFDLPRILRYKDKPRRSREERLSEWKRYQSLLLGLQTAEPALKGQQVWCDRDVSLLRGAPLKAYEDATDALFCAYIALFGFRWGPARCRSYGSLEEGYVFTPIPPNW is encoded by the coding sequence GTGCGTTCAGCCGTCTTCATCGGCATTGACCTTGGTTGGGCAGCCCGCAGTCCGAGCGGGGTCGCAGCCTTGCGCGGCGATGCAAATGCCGCCCACCTGCTGGAAATCGGCACGCGGAGCAGCGATGCGCAGATTCTGGAGTTCATTCTCCAGCACGCGGCCGACGGCCCAGCCATCGTGGCGGTCGACGCGCCTCTGCAGGTGCCCAACGAAATCGGCACGCGCCCGGGGGATCGGGCCATTAGCGCCGACTTTCGCCGCTATCAGGCCGGCACCTACCCCGCCAATCGCCGCCTCCTGGCGGAAAACGGCGTGGTGAGGGGCGAAGCCCTGGTATCCGCCCTCGCGCCGCATGGCTTTGCCCATCGGGAGGTCATTGTCCCCGGCCACGAGGGGCGTCAGGTACTGGAGGTTTATCCACACACCGGAATGGTGGGCGTCTTCGACTTGCCTCGCATCCTGCGCTACAAGGACAAGCCGCGCCGTTCCCGTGAGGAGCGCCTCAGCGAGTGGAAGCGCTATCAGTCGCTCTTGCTGGGCCTGCAGACGGCCGAGCCCGCCCTGAAGGGCCAGCAGGTGTGGTGCGACAGGGATGTCTCGCTCCTGCGGGGGGCGCCGTTAAAGGCATACGAGGATGCCACCGACGCCCTATTTTGCGCCTATATCGCCCTGTTCGGATTCCGCTGGGGACCTGCACGCTGCCGCAGCTACGGTTCGCTGGAAGAGGGTTATGTTTTCACCCCGATCCCGCCCAACTGGTAG